From the genome of Rhodobacteraceae bacterium Araon29, one region includes:
- the pcaF gene encoding 3-oxoadipyl-CoA thiolase, producing MTSAYICDAQRTPIGKFAGALSNVRCDDLAALPVSALIERNPTVDWSNLDDVVYGCVNQAGEDNRNVARMAALLAGLPETVSGVTVNRLCASGLEAVGQAARAIKLGEYDLAIAGGVESMSRAPFVMPKAKAAFDRAAEIYDTTIGWRFINPKMQQSYGTDSMPQTADNVAEEFSISREDQDAFAERSQERWASAQERGLFSAEITPVTLPQRKGDPIIVDCDEHPRPGTAREKLAKLRGINGTDLSVTAGNASGVNDGAAAILMASEATAIKQGLSPKGRVIAMQSAGVAPRIMGIGPVPATQKVLAKTGLKITDMDVIELNEAFAAQALATLRALGVPDDADFVNPNGGAIAMGHPLGMSGARMVVSAVNQLERTKGRYALCTMCVGVGQGVAMIIERI from the coding sequence ATGACTTCAGCCTATATTTGCGATGCCCAACGCACACCGATTGGAAAATTTGCTGGCGCGCTTTCAAACGTGCGTTGCGATGATCTCGCGGCCCTTCCAGTTTCCGCTTTAATAGAGCGCAATCCAACCGTTGATTGGTCGAACTTGGATGATGTGGTTTACGGCTGCGTCAATCAAGCCGGCGAAGATAACCGAAATGTGGCCCGCATGGCGGCGCTGCTAGCGGGCTTGCCAGAGACTGTATCGGGCGTAACAGTCAATAGACTTTGTGCCTCTGGGCTAGAAGCCGTTGGCCAAGCCGCGCGGGCGATAAAGCTTGGTGAGTATGATCTTGCAATCGCTGGCGGTGTTGAAAGCATGAGCCGCGCACCCTTTGTCATGCCCAAGGCGAAAGCTGCCTTTGACCGCGCGGCAGAGATTTATGACACCACAATCGGTTGGCGTTTTATCAACCCTAAAATGCAACAGTCGTATGGCACCGATAGCATGCCCCAAACAGCAGATAATGTGGCCGAAGAGTTTTCGATCAGCCGCGAAGATCAAGATGCCTTTGCCGAACGCTCGCAAGAGCGCTGGGCGTCTGCGCAGGAACGCGGCCTATTCTCTGCAGAAATCACACCAGTCACTTTGCCCCAGCGTAAGGGCGATCCAATCATTGTTGACTGTGATGAACATCCTCGCCCGGGCACCGCACGTGAAAAACTGGCCAAGTTGCGCGGCATAAACGGGACCGACCTATCCGTGACCGCGGGCAATGCCTCGGGGGTCAACGATGGCGCAGCTGCAATATTAATGGCCTCAGAAGCCACCGCCATAAAACAAGGGCTATCGCCAAAGGGGCGGGTTATCGCCATGCAATCTGCCGGCGTTGCACCGCGCATTATGGGAATTGGGCCTGTTCCTGCAACGCAAAAGGTTCTTGCCAAAACCGGTCTGAAGATCACGGATATGGATGTGATTGAGTTGAACGAAGCCTTTGCCGCGCAGGCGCTGGCCACACTGCGGGCTTTGGGTGTTCCAGATGATGCAGATTTCGTTAATCCAAATGGTGGGGCCATTGCCATGGGCCACCCACTAGGGATGTCGGGCGCGCGTATGGTTGTCAGCGCTGTCAATCAACTTGAGCGCACCAAAGGACGCTATGCGCTTTGCACAATGTGTGTTGGCGTGGGTCAGGGCGTTGCGATGATAATAGAGCGCATTTAA
- a CDS encoding TetR family transcriptional regulator gives MARPIAKDYEFKRDHILNSAARLFAKEGFAGASMSALAQECKISKANIYHYYSGKDALLFDLLDSYLKTLHQKLTSLKLEGAPPKQKFFLLVREILLAYQGMDYQHQVQLNEMQHLPKAQQDILRSYQRDMISILRNVISEIAPVVAAQDKSKLHAVTMSVFAMLNWFYMWNRQEGTEARENYAKVVTDLTLGGIISDH, from the coding sequence ATGGCGCGGCCAATCGCTAAAGACTATGAGTTCAAACGGGATCATATTTTAAATTCAGCTGCCCGGCTTTTTGCAAAAGAAGGTTTCGCAGGAGCATCAATGTCGGCGCTTGCCCAAGAATGCAAGATTTCTAAAGCCAATATCTATCATTATTATTCAGGCAAGGACGCGTTATTATTTGATCTTTTAGATAGCTACCTTAAGACCCTTCACCAAAAGCTGACATCTTTAAAGTTAGAAGGGGCCCCGCCTAAGCAAAAATTCTTTCTTTTGGTTCGCGAAATTTTGCTCGCCTACCAAGGTATGGATTACCAGCATCAGGTGCAATTAAACGAAATGCAGCATTTGCCAAAAGCACAGCAAGATATTCTTCGCAGTTATCAACGCGATATGATTTCCATTTTGCGCAATGTAATTTCAGAAATAGCACCTGTTGTTGCAGCGCAGGATAAGTCCAAATTGCACGCGGTGACCATGTCGGTGTTCGCGATGCTGAACTGGTTTTATATGTGGAACCGCCAAGAGGGTACAGAGGCCCGTGAAAATTACGCAAAAGTCGTGACTGATCTCACTTTAGGCGGTATAATATCCGATCATTGA
- the paaJ gene encoding phenylacetate-CoA oxygenase subunit PaaJ, which yields MRVGSMATCTKHIWSFLDQVPDPEIPAISIVDLGIIRDVAWQNDRLQITITPTYSGCPATTVIRFEIEKAAHSNGIENIDIKQQINPAWTTDWISERGKKRLQSYGIAPPNPSGGPKCCPQCGAVDVERISQFGSTPCKAQWRCQECLEPFDYFKCL from the coding sequence ATGCGCGTTGGTAGTATGGCAACTTGTACAAAGCATATTTGGAGCTTTTTGGATCAAGTTCCTGACCCGGAAATACCAGCAATTTCAATTGTGGACTTGGGCATTATTCGAGATGTAGCTTGGCAAAATGACCGCCTACAGATCACGATCACCCCGACCTATTCGGGATGCCCAGCCACCACAGTCATTAGATTTGAAATTGAAAAAGCAGCGCACTCGAACGGTATTGAGAACATTGATATAAAGCAGCAGATTAATCCGGCGTGGACAACTGATTGGATTTCAGAGCGCGGCAAAAAAAGACTGCAGTCCTATGGCATTGCACCGCCAAACCCCTCTGGTGGTCCGAAATGTTGCCCACAATGCGGCGCGGTGGATGTAGAAAGGATCAGTCAATTCGGCTCTACCCCCTGTAAAGCGCAATGGCGCTGCCAAGAGTGCCTTGAACCTTTTGATTACTTCAAGTGTCTTTAG
- the paaA gene encoding 1,2-phenylacetyl-CoA epoxidase subunit A: protein MYAQMVKSTGKNVKPLSEMSLEERHFQERIDQGEKIEPKDWMPESYRKTLIRQIGQHAHSEIVGQLPEGNWITRAPTLERKAILLAKVQDEAGHGLYLYCAAETLGISRDQLTKDLLSGKMKYSSIFNYPTLTWADMGAIGWLVDGAAIMNQVPLQRTSFGPYARAMVRICKEESFHQRQGYDIMMKMSEGTAAQKRMAQDALNRFWFPSLMMFGPSDKESVHSEQSMAWKIKMNSNDELRQKFVDQTVPQANLLGLKVPDTELSWNEERGHYDFSQPDWEEFFNVLKGNGPCNTERLEARRKAWDDGAWVRDAMLAHARKKATAKMAAE, encoded by the coding sequence ATGTATGCACAAATGGTCAAAAGCACGGGTAAAAATGTAAAGCCACTTTCTGAGATGAGCCTAGAAGAACGCCACTTTCAAGAGCGGATTGATCAAGGTGAAAAGATTGAACCCAAAGATTGGATGCCAGAGAGTTATCGCAAAACGCTCATCCGCCAAATTGGCCAACACGCGCATTCGGAAATTGTTGGACAATTGCCCGAAGGAAACTGGATAACACGCGCCCCTACCCTTGAGCGCAAAGCCATTCTTTTGGCCAAGGTACAGGATGAAGCAGGGCATGGTCTTTATCTTTACTGCGCGGCTGAAACTTTGGGGATTAGCCGTGATCAACTGACTAAAGATCTGCTTTCGGGCAAAATGAAATACAGCTCGATCTTTAATTACCCGACCTTAACCTGGGCAGATATGGGGGCGATCGGTTGGCTCGTTGATGGGGCTGCAATTATGAACCAAGTGCCCCTGCAGCGCACATCATTTGGACCATATGCACGCGCTATGGTGCGCATTTGCAAAGAAGAAAGCTTTCATCAGCGTCAGGGCTACGACATTATGATGAAAATGTCAGAAGGCACTGCCGCGCAAAAGCGAATGGCACAAGATGCTCTAAACAGGTTCTGGTTTCCCTCTTTGATGATGTTCGGCCCCTCTGACAAAGAAAGCGTCCATTCAGAGCAATCCATGGCTTGGAAGATTAAAATGAATTCAAACGATGAACTACGGCAAAAATTCGTCGACCAAACCGTGCCGCAAGCCAACCTTCTTGGACTTAAAGTCCCTGATACAGAACTGTCTTGGAATGAAGAGCGCGGCCATTATGATTTCTCTCAACCTGATTGGGAAGAGTTTTTTAATGTGCTCAAGGGCAACGGTCCATGCAACACAGAGCGCCTTGAAGCACGCCGCAAGGCTTGGGATGACGGCGCGTGGGTTCGTGATGCAATGCTGGCCCACGCCCGTAAAAAAGCCACTGCAAAAATGGCCGCAGAATAG
- the ugpC gene encoding sn-glycerol-3-phosphate ABC transporter ATP-binding protein UgpC, translated as MSGVQLRNTFKKYGEVQVIHGVDLDIKDGEFCVFVGPSGCGKSTLLRMIAGLEETTEGMIQIGSRDVTAADPADRGVAMVFQTYALYPHMSVAENMGFGLKMTGHPKSEIQSKVAEASRILKLEDYLDRKPKALSGGQRQRVAIGRAIVRGPEVFLFDEPLSNLDAELRVDMRVEIARLHKEIGATMIYVTHDQVEAMTLADKIVVLRDGHVEQVGAPMELYHNPENKFVAGFIGSPAMNFLDGIVRSNQIIVPALDEHPIETSIQLPADGTKVTVGVRPKALRLDMSKNGLKIGIHERLGGVSYAYLDSLTGERIIVEIDDDNELSTGQDVGLEFDHGAALFFDKNTEQRLR; from the coding sequence ATGTCCGGCGTACAACTCAGAAATACATTCAAAAAATATGGTGAGGTACAGGTCATTCACGGGGTTGACCTTGATATAAAAGATGGTGAGTTTTGTGTTTTTGTTGGACCTTCTGGATGTGGGAAATCAACACTTCTTCGTATGATCGCAGGCTTGGAAGAAACCACCGAAGGCATGATACAAATCGGTAGTCGAGATGTTACTGCAGCAGATCCAGCTGACCGCGGCGTAGCGATGGTCTTTCAGACATATGCACTTTATCCACATATGTCCGTCGCTGAAAATATGGGATTTGGGTTAAAGATGACTGGACACCCAAAGTCAGAAATTCAGTCAAAAGTTGCAGAAGCAAGCCGCATATTGAAACTTGAAGACTACTTAGACCGCAAACCAAAAGCCTTGTCTGGCGGTCAACGGCAACGGGTTGCAATTGGACGCGCGATTGTTCGTGGCCCTGAAGTATTTTTGTTTGATGAGCCACTGTCAAACCTTGATGCGGAGCTTCGTGTTGACATGCGGGTGGAAATCGCTCGGCTGCATAAAGAAATTGGTGCCACGATGATCTATGTCACCCACGATCAAGTTGAGGCGATGACCTTGGCTGATAAAATTGTCGTATTGCGGGATGGTCATGTGGAGCAAGTCGGAGCCCCAATGGAGCTTTACCATAATCCCGAGAATAAATTTGTGGCTGGGTTTATTGGCTCGCCTGCAATGAACTTTCTCGACGGTATTGTGCGTTCAAACCAAATTATTGTACCTGCACTCGATGAGCACCCCATTGAAACATCCATCCAATTGCCAGCTGACGGTACCAAGGTAACTGTTGGGGTTAGACCAAAGGCTTTGCGCTTGGATATGTCAAAAAATGGTTTGAAAATTGGTATTCACGAACGTTTAGGCGGCGTCAGTTATGCTTATCTTGACAGCCTGACAGGCGAGCGGATTATTGTCGAAATTGACGATGATAACGAATTGTCAACTGGACAGGATGTTGGGCTCGAGTTTGACCACGGCGCTGCATTGTTCTTTGATAAAAACACGGAACAAAGGCTTCGTTAA
- a CDS encoding ABC transporter permease subunit — MSRHKLDIAPFIFLIPALFFFLIYVVIPIFQSLQLSLYAWNGLYDGNGQSTATFIGLENYRNLWVDPNFWISIKNNLLWLFLYMLAVPVGLMIAIFLNQTVTGIRIYKSLFFFPFVISQVVVGLIFGWFYNPDFGIVAKVWQFFFCEETINFIGNKTVTCARPVPDILSSADYATYGIIFAGLWPQVAYCVILYLTGLNNVAADQIEAGRLDGAKGWRMLWYVVLPQLRPATFIAVAVTVIGALRSFDMIAIMTQGGPYGMTNVLSHYMYEVAISEYGERYGYGSSVATVLFAIMMVFISYFLWRMYQDERRGA, encoded by the coding sequence ATGTCGCGCCACAAGTTGGATATAGCGCCCTTTATTTTCTTAATCCCAGCATTATTTTTCTTTTTAATTTACGTTGTAATACCAATTTTCCAATCATTGCAGCTGTCGCTTTATGCATGGAATGGCCTTTATGATGGCAATGGCCAATCCACTGCGACTTTCATAGGTTTGGAAAATTACCGTAATCTTTGGGTTGACCCAAATTTCTGGATTTCAATTAAAAACAACCTTTTATGGCTGTTTCTTTACATGCTGGCTGTTCCAGTCGGATTGATGATCGCTATCTTTTTAAATCAAACTGTCACGGGTATTCGGATTTATAAGTCGCTTTTTTTCTTTCCGTTTGTGATCAGCCAAGTGGTCGTCGGTTTGATATTTGGTTGGTTTTACAATCCTGATTTTGGCATTGTCGCAAAAGTCTGGCAATTTTTCTTTTGTGAAGAAACCATCAATTTTATTGGTAATAAAACAGTCACATGCGCGCGCCCTGTGCCGGATATATTATCCAGTGCTGACTATGCCACTTACGGCATTATCTTTGCTGGTCTGTGGCCTCAGGTTGCCTATTGCGTCATCTTGTATCTTACAGGTCTTAATAATGTTGCCGCGGATCAAATAGAAGCCGGCCGGCTTGATGGCGCCAAAGGCTGGCGGATGTTGTGGTATGTAGTGCTTCCGCAATTGCGCCCAGCAACCTTTATTGCGGTTGCGGTTACGGTTATCGGGGCTTTGCGATCCTTTGATATGATCGCAATTATGACCCAAGGCGGCCCTTATGGAATGACCAATGTGCTTTCTCACTATATGTATGAGGTTGCGATCAGCGAATACGGCGAGCGCTATGGATACGGCTCATCTGTCGCAACCGTTTTGTTTGCCATAATGATGGTTTTCATCAGCTATTTTTTGTGGCGCATGTACCAAGACGAACGGCGAGGTGCCTAG
- a CDS encoding 2Fe-2S iron-sulfur cluster binding domain-containing protein, which yields MARFYPLTVTDIQKTIRDAVVVSLSPDPKTNFDFIQGQYLTFKKDFDGQEIRRSYSICSGLDETVLQVGIKHVANGAFSSWANSELAVGDVLHAMPPQGRFFAPLDAEAENHYLGFAGGSGITPLLSIIRTTLAREPHSRFTLLYANRRISSIMFREELEDLKNTYMNRLSVLHILEDDPQEIDLFSGRITTDKLDAVFASWISLPQISCAFICGPEPMMTLIAASLSHHGLPQEKIKYELFKSNQPGRLELKTKTNAHDQNQATTSVTVTIDGASSSFEMRRDQSILEAALENNLDAPFSCQAGVCSTCRCKVIEGDIEMIANHALEDDEITKGYALSCQSYPVSDHLVIQYDQ from the coding sequence ATGGCCCGTTTTTACCCTCTGACCGTCACTGATATTCAAAAGACAATTCGCGATGCGGTTGTTGTTAGCCTAAGCCCCGATCCCAAAACAAATTTTGATTTTATCCAAGGCCAATACCTAACGTTTAAAAAGGACTTCGATGGACAAGAAATCCGTAGATCCTATTCGATATGCAGCGGTCTTGATGAGACGGTACTGCAAGTGGGGATTAAACATGTTGCCAATGGGGCCTTTTCCAGTTGGGCCAACAGTGAATTGGCTGTGGGTGATGTTTTACACGCCATGCCACCACAAGGTCGATTTTTCGCACCGCTCGATGCCGAAGCAGAAAACCACTATCTCGGATTTGCCGGCGGCTCAGGCATTACACCTTTGTTATCGATTATAAGAACCACGCTTGCACGTGAGCCGCACAGCCGCTTTACGCTGCTCTACGCCAATCGCCGTATAAGCTCGATTATGTTTCGTGAAGAGCTGGAAGATTTAAAAAACACCTACATGAACCGCTTGAGTGTTTTGCATATTTTGGAAGATGACCCGCAGGAAATCGACCTATTTTCCGGGCGTATTACCACCGATAAATTAGATGCAGTATTTGCAAGCTGGATTTCACTACCCCAGATCTCCTGTGCCTTTATTTGTGGCCCTGAACCGATGATGACATTAATTGCGGCGAGCCTTTCGCATCATGGGCTGCCCCAAGAAAAAATAAAGTATGAGCTATTTAAATCCAATCAACCAGGCCGCTTGGAGCTAAAAACAAAGACAAATGCCCATGATCAAAATCAAGCGACAACATCCGTTACTGTCACCATCGATGGTGCATCTTCTTCGTTCGAAATGCGCCGCGATCAAAGTATTTTAGAGGCCGCCCTTGAAAACAATCTTGATGCGCCATTTTCCTGTCAGGCTGGGGTTTGTTCGACCTGTCGCTGCAAAGTAATTGAAGGCGATATCGAGATGATTGCCAATCATGCGCTAGAAGATGATGAAATCACCAAAGGCTATGCTTTGTCGTGTCAGTCCTATCCTGTCTCGGATCATCTGGTGATCCAATACGATCAATGA
- a CDS encoding ABC transporter permease subunit, with protein sequence MFPRPIERASTTTRVAYQSFLPLAIFLWLLPLLAIFLTSMRGSKDINTGNVFGWPTEFKLIENYYTVFAQTEAVKYLINSFMITLPTVAISVSLACLAGYALAVYRFRLALPLFFLFVAGNFVPFQILMVPVRDLSVQTGLYDTIAGQFLFHAAFQTGFCTLFMRNFIKALPFDLIESARVEGVAEWRIFWYIIVPLVRPAIAALAVLIFTFVWNDFFWANVLTQGEQVKPITAGVRALNGQFISNWHLVSAASLLAAVPPVVMFFLMQRHFIAGLTLGAVK encoded by the coding sequence ATGTTTCCGCGTCCTATAGAACGGGCAAGTACAACAACTCGTGTTGCCTATCAGTCATTTCTTCCTTTAGCTATATTTTTATGGCTGTTGCCGCTTCTTGCGATTTTTCTTACGTCCATGCGCGGGTCTAAAGATATCAATACTGGGAATGTTTTTGGCTGGCCAACTGAGTTCAAGCTGATCGAAAACTATTACACTGTTTTTGCTCAGACAGAGGCCGTCAAATATTTGATCAACAGTTTTATGATAACCTTGCCCACGGTTGCTATTTCTGTATCTTTGGCGTGCTTGGCGGGTTACGCGCTTGCCGTTTATCGGTTTCGCTTGGCCCTGCCATTATTTTTCCTATTTGTTGCTGGTAATTTTGTACCGTTCCAAATCCTGATGGTACCGGTGCGAGATTTATCCGTTCAAACTGGCCTTTATGACACTATTGCCGGTCAGTTTCTGTTTCATGCAGCGTTTCAAACAGGGTTTTGCACGTTGTTTATGCGGAATTTTATAAAAGCCTTGCCGTTTGATTTAATCGAGAGTGCTCGCGTGGAAGGCGTCGCAGAGTGGCGTATATTTTGGTATATTATCGTGCCGCTTGTGCGGCCTGCAATTGCCGCGTTGGCGGTGTTGATTTTTACATTTGTCTGGAATGATTTCTTCTGGGCCAACGTTTTGACCCAAGGTGAACAGGTTAAACCGATCACGGCAGGTGTACGCGCCCTAAATGGCCAATTTATTAGCAATTGGCATCTGGTTTCAGCAGCCTCGCTACTTGCCGCTGTCCCTCCGGTTGTTATGTTTTTCCTGATGCAACGACATTTCATCGCCGGGCTTACGCTTGGTGCAGTAAAATAG
- a CDS encoding helix-turn-helix domain-containing protein, giving the protein MSKQTTVDGTVGKALEILDLIASFDRPVRFSEILADSPHPKATLYRLVQTLTNQGMLSFDGDRATYQPGIRLVRLAHAAWRQSALAPVARPILDRLAKELGETLHLAQMDEGQVLYVDKRNAAQPIEMFSSAGKSGPGYCTGVGKAIMAFLPAKLQERAMAEQSYYGYTSTTITSADALRAELDKIAETGMAFDREEHEPGIICIAVPILNSKRNALGAISLTSSTKRHSLDSLEAQATRLQIAASEISQAAENWQFPT; this is encoded by the coding sequence ATGAGCAAACAGACCACTGTGGATGGTACGGTTGGTAAAGCTCTGGAAATTCTGGACTTAATTGCCAGTTTTGACCGTCCTGTTCGTTTTTCAGAAATCTTGGCAGATAGCCCTCATCCCAAAGCAACATTGTATCGTTTGGTTCAAACTCTAACCAACCAAGGTATGCTCAGCTTTGATGGCGATCGTGCAACCTACCAGCCGGGCATACGTTTGGTCCGACTTGCACATGCTGCATGGCGGCAAAGTGCATTGGCTCCTGTGGCACGCCCAATATTGGACAGACTGGCCAAAGAGCTGGGCGAAACACTCCATCTGGCCCAAATGGACGAAGGCCAAGTTCTGTATGTGGATAAAAGAAATGCTGCGCAACCAATCGAAATGTTCAGCTCGGCTGGTAAATCCGGCCCCGGCTATTGCACAGGTGTTGGAAAAGCAATCATGGCCTTTTTACCTGCCAAGTTACAAGAGCGGGCCATGGCAGAACAGTCATATTATGGATACACATCGACGACCATAACATCTGCAGATGCTCTGCGTGCTGAATTGGATAAGATTGCAGAAACCGGCATGGCCTTTGACCGCGAGGAACATGAGCCTGGGATCATTTGTATCGCTGTGCCAATCCTAAATTCAAAACGCAATGCACTTGGAGCGATCTCGCTCACTTCTAGCACCAAAAGACATTCTTTGGATAGCTTAGAGGCGCAGGCCACCAGACTTCAAATAGCTGCATCTGAAATATCGCAAGCAGCAGAAAATTGGCAATTCCCAACCTAA
- a CDS encoding 1,2-phenylacetyl-CoA epoxidase subunit B translates to MSNEWPLWEIFIRGQHGVSHRHVGSLHAADAEAAIRNARDVYTRRNEGVSIWVVKAADISASSPANKGPLYDPSNSKVYRHPSFYDIPDDAGAM, encoded by the coding sequence ATGTCAAACGAATGGCCTCTTTGGGAAATTTTCATCCGCGGTCAGCATGGGGTAAGCCATCGCCATGTGGGTAGCCTGCACGCTGCCGACGCCGAAGCCGCCATTCGAAACGCACGAGATGTTTATACTCGGCGCAATGAAGGCGTGAGCATCTGGGTGGTTAAAGCCGCGGATATCAGTGCCAGCAGCCCTGCCAATAAGGGGCCACTTTATGATCCAAGCAACTCTAAAGTATACCGGCATCCCAGCTTTTATGATATTCCAGACGACGCCGGAGCGATGTGA
- a CDS encoding extracellular solute-binding protein — MTNTLTTKLSTIAATTVFATSAFAGDLVITFDDLNPGPKQAFEEAVAAFEAANPDINVTINNNDREAHKSAIRNFLSANPPDVTSWYPGNRMGPFVDAGLFEPIDDLWAENNLNEDMAAVKPTMSRNGKTWGVPYSYYQWGVYYRKDIYDKLGLSEPKTWSELLSNCDALKGVGVTPFTIGTKYLWTAAGVFDYLNLRTNGYDVHNALTDGKIKYTDDRIRATFANWEEMLDRCSFVDNHASMDWQGGVAAFANGDAGMYVMGNFAVGAMRDAGLTNDQIDYFQFPEITPGLPMAEEAPADAFFIPSGAKNKEDAKKFLAFVAQADTQSKWNAILGQLPPNSKATVGDDKFIQEGFAVVSGAAGLAQFYDRDAPAAMASEGMKGFQEFMLDPSKLDAILERLDQVQAEVYK, encoded by the coding sequence ATGACAAACACACTTACGACCAAGCTGAGCACGATTGCAGCAACAACAGTTTTTGCTACATCTGCCTTTGCCGGAGATCTAGTTATCACATTTGATGACTTGAACCCCGGTCCAAAACAAGCGTTTGAAGAAGCGGTTGCGGCATTTGAGGCCGCCAACCCAGACATCAATGTAACAATCAACAACAATGACCGCGAAGCGCATAAATCTGCGATCCGTAACTTCCTGTCAGCAAACCCACCGGATGTAACATCTTGGTATCCGGGCAACCGCATGGGCCCTTTTGTTGATGCAGGGCTGTTTGAACCCATTGATGACCTATGGGCTGAAAACAACCTAAATGAGGATATGGCTGCGGTAAAACCAACCATGTCCCGCAACGGAAAAACCTGGGGCGTGCCGTATTCATACTACCAGTGGGGCGTTTATTACCGCAAAGACATCTATGACAAGCTGGGTTTGTCAGAGCCAAAAACATGGAGCGAGTTACTTTCAAACTGTGACGCTCTGAAAGGCGTAGGTGTTACACCCTTTACCATCGGAACCAAATACCTTTGGACAGCAGCGGGCGTGTTTGATTACTTGAACCTGCGGACCAACGGTTATGATGTTCACAACGCTCTGACAGACGGTAAGATCAAGTATACCGATGACCGGATCCGTGCAACATTTGCCAATTGGGAAGAAATGCTGGATCGTTGTTCATTCGTTGACAACCATGCATCTATGGATTGGCAAGGCGGTGTTGCTGCCTTCGCAAATGGTGACGCAGGGATGTATGTAATGGGTAACTTCGCAGTAGGTGCGATGCGAGATGCTGGTTTGACAAATGATCAAATCGATTACTTCCAGTTCCCTGAAATCACACCAGGTCTTCCAATGGCAGAAGAAGCGCCAGCGGATGCTTTCTTTATCCCATCGGGTGCTAAGAACAAAGAGGATGCTAAAAAATTCCTCGCATTTGTTGCGCAGGCTGACACGCAATCCAAGTGGAACGCAATCCTTGGTCAGTTGCCACCTAACTCAAAAGCAACCGTCGGGGATGACAAGTTCATCCAAGAAGGATTTGCTGTAGTGTCTGGTGCTGCTGGTCTTGCTCAGTTCTATGACCGCGATGCGCCGGCCGCTATGGCGTCTGAAGGCATGAAGGGTTTCCAAGAGTTCATGCTAGACCCAAGCAAACTGGATGCAATCCTAGAGCGTTTGGATCAAGTCCAAGCAGAGGTTTATAAGTAA
- the paaC gene encoding phenylacetate-CoA oxygenase subunit PaaC, translating to MGSPLKHCALRLGDNALILGQRLSEWCGHAPALEEDIALANIALDLIGQTQLWLGLAGQLEGCKQTADELAFHREVYDFHNLLLVEQPNRDFGHTMMRQYLFDAFHFLHLKALQTSGDQRVGDIATKAIKEVTYHLERSGETVITLGDGTEESRFRMQSALERLWPFVGEMLSDDEVDHAIADANIGPLPSQLKNDYLQTIEPVLRQATLSTPEGSFAQKGGKSGKMHSEHLGHLLAQMQYLQRAYPDARW from the coding sequence ATGGGAAGCCCCTTAAAACACTGCGCTTTAAGACTGGGGGACAATGCCTTGATCTTAGGTCAACGGCTTTCAGAATGGTGTGGACATGCACCAGCGTTGGAAGAAGATATCGCCTTGGCCAACATCGCACTTGATCTAATCGGTCAGACGCAACTTTGGCTGGGATTGGCCGGACAGCTAGAAGGTTGCAAACAAACGGCGGATGAATTGGCATTTCATCGCGAGGTTTATGACTTTCATAACCTGCTTTTGGTCGAACAACCGAACAGAGATTTTGGCCACACCATGATGCGGCAATATCTGTTTGACGCCTTTCATTTTCTGCACCTTAAGGCATTGCAAACATCAGGTGATCAACGTGTTGGCGACATTGCCACCAAGGCGATAAAAGAAGTGACTTACCATCTGGAACGGTCTGGCGAGACAGTTATCACTTTAGGCGATGGCACCGAGGAAAGCCGATTTCGCATGCAAAGTGCTCTTGAGCGGTTGTGGCCATTTGTTGGCGAGATGTTGAGCGATGATGAGGTCGATCACGCCATAGCCGATGCCAATATTGGCCCGTTGCCCAGCCAATTGAAAAATGACTACCTTCAAACAATTGAGCCTGTTCTTAGGCAGGCTACGCTAAGCACCCCGGAAGGCAGCTTTGCCCAGAAAGGCGGTAAAAGCGGCAAGATGCACAGTGAACATCTCGGCCATTTATTAGCACAGATGCAATATTTGCAGCGTGCCTATCCAGATGCGCGTTGGTAG